Proteins co-encoded in one Astyanax mexicanus isolate ESR-SI-001 chromosome 1, AstMex3_surface, whole genome shotgun sequence genomic window:
- the LOC103041417 gene encoding GAS2-like protein 2A: MSGIEHASSQSIKPFRSSEEYLYAMKEDLAEWLKDLYRLDLTVNNLLELMETGVLLCDHANNVTRVAEDFGHKHGHTHLQLPTSGVTFVRSAQPATFLARDNVSNFINWCRNQMYIKDVLMFETDDLVLRKNEKNFVLCLLEVARRASRFGMAAPVLIQLEQEIEEEIREEMEMTAQDTPQPVVQRCLQSTQNLDEMVQHLISRCTCPTQFPMVKISEGKYRVGDSSTLIFVRILRNHVMVRVGGGWDTLQHYLDKHDPCRCTSLTHKLAQRPVTPVHEIKAMPCGPESQTGSQTTLLLTRVQSPLEPVLWTPSASTRTQRASPQPRLSKSPDPSSRNCPSPNKLKEKAVILPCRQTHSESKVLKSTSRKGRESTRVSPSPRLTSSLPRPARPSTPPQPEKQRPSTPLVLQKVQNQSSHQQGPDNKLNQNWTKSQFAFKLRQTATAGSKSNHEMQCVPERLVGSVSARPIQCITPVLQHNTNKNSVITHQPPTISIQEADDNGNARRSPDFIRTFCPSKGSMGVVSGKTHTRSLTPTGKGHLAGYSDHSARITPSPVGQDKKQYLNLPAQSVQISSKSNSKDTDIHPSGRVSNMDACSGEKEIDNRYLFTPPPITPSQEAVLYQSLEEEILSNLQQLSMDSDTSDSDNDQYNTRLATPLTTQEISHEIQNPSIPPSASASTPNDAKETRFEAVIGELSNGKKSLEKVSLESWVYNNSRGFRGKKDINHTDTHSSHLDISKHSVASSWSSLGSSMESKDSVEPSKVPEANATVETDLASSNSSNSGTFKQEKSRNSSFRQKRSLKKPERVPSIYKMKLKLCIHPRRDHRPDKRPSKIPKPVSYRGNQYPGEATQSKVPKDRLNSPRRASTQRHHRKKFQTPSKSSPTASTCDIKCQGTDQQPVIDQELETWV; the protein is encoded by the exons ATGTCTGGTATCGAGCACGCCTCCAGTCAGAGCATCAAGCCGTTCAGGTCGAGTGAAGAGTATCTGTACGCGATGAAGGAGGACCTGGCCGAGTGGCTGAAGGACCTGTACCGCCTGGACCTGACCGTCAACAACCTGCTGGAGCTGATGGAGACCGGCGTGCTGCTCTGCGACCACGCCAACAACGTGACCCGGGTGGCCGAGGACTTCGGACAcaaacacggacacacacacctgcagctgCCCACATCTGGAGTTACTTTCGTCAGGTCAGCCCAGCCCGCCACCTTCCTAGCCCGGGACAACGTGTCTAATTTCATCAACTGGTGTCGAAATCAGATGTACATTAAAG aTGTTTTAATGTTCGAGACAGACGACCTTGTCCTACGAAAGAATGAGAAGAATTTTGTGCTGTGCCTTCTCGAGGTGGCCCGGCGGGCCTCTCGCTTCGGCATGGCTGCTCCTGTCCTCATCCAGCTTGAGCAGGAGATTGAGGAGGAGATCCGTGAAGAGATGGAGATGACTGCACAAGATACACCACAACCTGTGGTCCAGAGATGCTTACAGAGTACTCAGAATCTGGATGAGATG GTTCAGCATCTGATAAGTCGTTGCACTTGTCCCACCCAGTTCCCCATGGTGAAGATATCGGAGGGAAAATATAGAGTTGGAGACTCCAGTACTCTCATATTTGTGCGA AtcttaaggaatcatgtaatggTGAGAGTGGGCGGAGGATGGGACACCCTGCAGCACTATCTAGACAAGCATGACCCCTGCCGCTGCACATCTCTCA CTCATAAATTGGCGCAGCGCCCAGTCACACCAGTCCATGAGATCAAAGCCATGCCATGCGGACCAGAGAGCCAGACTGGATCTCAGACCACTCTGCTGCTAACCCGAGTCCAATCCCCCCTGGAGCCAGTGCTCTGGACCCCTTCAGCATCGACCAGAACTCAAAGAGCGAGTCCTCAACCCAGGCTTTCCAAATCCCCAGATCCAAGTTCCCGGAATTGTCCCTCTCCTAATAA ACTGAAGGAGAAAGCAGTCATCCTGCCTTGCAGACAGACACACTCAGAGAGTAAGGTGTTGAAGTCCACCAGCAGGAAAGGCAGAGAATCTACTCGGGTATCTCCCTCTCCACGTCTAACTAGCAGTCTTCCTAGACCAGCTCGCCCCTCCACCCCACCACAGCCTGAAAAACAGCGTCCCAGTACACCCCTGGTGCTCCAAAAGGTCCAGAACCAGAGCTCTCACCAGCAAGGCCCAGACAACAAGTTGAATCAAAACTGGACAAAGTCACAGTTTGCCTTTAAACTAAGACAAACTGCCACAGCTGGGTCAAAAAGCAACCATGAGATGCAGTGTGTTCCAGAGAGGCTAGTTGGCTCAGTATCAGCTAGGCCTATCCAGTGCATTACCCCAGTTTTACAGCATAATACCAACAAAAACAGTGTGATAACTCATCAGCCCCCCACCATTAGCATTCAAGAAGCGGATGACAATGGGAATGCAAGGAGGAGTCCTGACTTCATTCGCACATTTTGCCCATCTAAAGGGTCAATGGGTGTTGTGTCAGGAAAAACACACACTAGATCCCTTACACCAACAGGGAAAGGGCATCTGGCTGGTTACTCAGACCATTCAGCAAGAATTACACCTTCTCCAGTTGGACAGGACAAGAAGCAATACTTGAACCTTCCAGCACAGTCTGTACAAATCTCGAGCAAGTCAAACTCCAAAGACACTGATATTCATCCTTCTGGAAGAGTCTCTAATATGGATGCGTGCAGTGGAGAGAAGGAGATTGACAATAGATACCTCTTCACTCCTCCTCCAATCACTCCCTCTCAAGAAGCTGTACTGTACCAGAGCCTTGAGGAAGAGATACTATCTAATCTGCAGCAGCTCAGCATGGACTCTGACACCAGTGACTCTGATAATGACCAGTACAATACTCGCCTTGCAACTCCTCTGACCACACAAGAGATCTCACATGAGATCCAGAATCCTTCTATCCCCCCATCCGCTTCTGCTTCTACACCAAATGATGCCAAGGAGACTAGGTTTGAGGCTGTCATTGGTGAGCTCTCGAATGGAAAGAAGTCACTTGAGAAGGTGTCTCTTGAGAGCTGGGTGTACAATAATTCTAGAGGTTTCAGAGGCAAAAAGGACATAAATCATACAGACACTCActcaagccacttggacatttcTAAACATTCTGTTGCCAGTTCCTGGTCATCCCTTGGTTCTAGTATGGAGTCAAAAGATTCTGTCGAACCTTCCAAGGTGCCAGAAGCCAACGCAACTGTGGAGACAGATTTGGCATCAAGCAATTCATCAAACTCTGGGACTTTCAAACAGGAAAAGTCTCGAAACTCTTCTTTCCGTCAAAAAAGGTCATTAAAAAAGCCAGAAAGAGTGCCGTCCATATATAAGATGAAACTGAAGCTTTGTATACACCCCAGACGAGACCACAGACCTGACAAAAGACCTTCAAAGATCCCTAAACCAGTGTCCTACAGGGGAAATCAATACCCGGGAGAAGCCACTCAGTCAAAGGTGCCAAAAGACAGGCTCAATTCTCCTCGTAGAGCTTCCACCCAGAGACACCACAGGAAAAAATTCCAAACTCCATCTAAATCCAGCCCCACAGCCTCGACATGTGACATAAAGTGCCAAGGGACTGATCAGCAGCCTGTGATTGATCAGGAACTTGAAACCTGGGTTTAA